Proteins found in one Gordonia sp. PDNC005 genomic segment:
- a CDS encoding DUF6676 family protein: protein MSPEPVVFTVASPDPVGGRLPDKWSNLDMATIVRQLKATGVSAPDDQTAELTALVKEAKADGHDLFVLVTDQNFSPFTVYRDIAHELQETTGGTVLVFGPGGMGTASTDFSRVELEDGTSEVHTGASAPQAAREIYEKATDPNVNWTLVTIALIVVVVIGAVIARVRGRGAGSDDGAASAPVAEASEADNGSTTER, encoded by the coding sequence ATGAGCCCGGAACCGGTCGTGTTCACCGTAGCGTCCCCCGACCCCGTCGGCGGGCGCCTCCCGGACAAGTGGTCGAATCTCGACATGGCGACGATCGTCAGACAGTTGAAGGCCACCGGGGTGTCCGCACCGGACGATCAGACCGCCGAGCTGACCGCACTCGTGAAAGAGGCGAAGGCGGACGGACATGATCTCTTCGTTCTCGTGACAGACCAGAACTTCTCGCCGTTCACGGTCTACCGCGACATCGCCCATGAGCTGCAGGAGACCACCGGTGGCACCGTTCTGGTATTCGGTCCCGGCGGGATGGGCACCGCGTCCACCGACTTCTCGCGCGTGGAGCTCGAGGACGGGACATCCGAGGTCCACACCGGTGCGAGTGCACCTCAGGCAGCACGGGAGATCTACGAGAAGGCGACTGATCCGAACGTCAACTGGACTCTGGTGACCATCGCGCTGATCGTTGTCGTGGTGATCGGTGCCGTGATCGCCCGTGTGCGTGGGCGTGGCGCCGGCAGCGACGACGGTGCCGCGTCGGCGCCAGTGGCCGAGGCTTCAGAAGCGGACAACGGGTCGACCACCGAGCGTTGA
- a CDS encoding NlpC/P60 family protein, with amino-acid sequence MRADTSTRWTARGFTVGALALTGLLVAGPAIAEPNKSNPVASLINEIADVDQTLSDLAGAVAVKQENVNRSLVDFQNAVAAQQVAVSANRGAKASLTKVSSLVEEAQRDFDKFIRSVYRQGNNEGAMTKYVASDDPQKILDQMTAVDQVTRQQQGVIRRLQVARNQQANRVAATEATKMQADAAAQDASARRASAVDAYKAATAAVKDQQTRRSTLLNQRDELATRLAKLKGVPKRSVDAPTSGATLPNIIADGVDKAIKTVPGKPVAGDDALAQAATAAAKLAADTGQALLASLIGQQQIPHSKLLDELGIGGTSPFGEGDNNTFTRLGNGSLGSLFSGNGATPGAPGPVNPGLKGAPAIELVINRMKSQLGVTYAWGGGDANGPTLGIRDGGVADSYGDYQKVGFDCSGLMIYGFAGVGIDLPHYTGYQYTSGPQVPLSEMRRGDMIFFGPNASAHVALILGDGTMIEAPQSGDVVKISPVRTDGAMPMVVRLL; translated from the coding sequence ATGCGAGCTGACACGAGCACGCGATGGACGGCGCGCGGCTTCACGGTGGGCGCTCTGGCACTGACGGGTCTACTCGTCGCCGGTCCGGCCATCGCCGAACCCAACAAGTCGAACCCCGTCGCATCATTGATCAACGAGATCGCCGACGTCGACCAGACGTTGTCCGACCTCGCAGGCGCCGTCGCGGTCAAGCAGGAGAACGTCAACCGTTCGCTGGTCGACTTCCAGAACGCGGTGGCGGCACAGCAGGTCGCAGTCTCCGCCAATCGCGGCGCGAAGGCCTCACTCACCAAGGTGAGCTCACTCGTCGAAGAAGCCCAGCGCGATTTCGACAAGTTCATCCGCTCGGTGTACCGCCAGGGCAACAACGAAGGCGCGATGACGAAGTACGTCGCGTCTGACGACCCGCAGAAGATCCTCGATCAGATGACCGCCGTCGATCAGGTGACCCGCCAGCAGCAGGGTGTGATCCGACGACTGCAGGTTGCGCGCAATCAACAGGCGAACCGCGTCGCGGCGACCGAGGCGACGAAGATGCAGGCCGATGCTGCCGCTCAGGATGCATCGGCGCGGCGCGCGTCGGCCGTCGACGCGTACAAGGCGGCCACCGCCGCCGTGAAGGATCAGCAGACCAGGCGATCCACTCTGCTGAACCAACGCGACGAGCTCGCGACGCGACTCGCGAAGCTCAAGGGCGTCCCGAAGCGCAGCGTTGATGCGCCGACCTCCGGCGCGACGCTGCCGAACATCATCGCCGACGGTGTCGACAAGGCGATCAAGACAGTCCCCGGCAAGCCGGTCGCCGGTGATGACGCTCTCGCACAGGCCGCAACGGCCGCGGCGAAGCTGGCGGCCGACACGGGCCAGGCGCTGCTCGCCAGCCTGATCGGGCAGCAGCAGATCCCGCATTCGAAACTGCTCGACGAACTCGGCATCGGCGGAACCAGCCCGTTCGGCGAGGGTGACAACAACACGTTCACCCGACTGGGCAACGGCTCATTGGGCAGTCTGTTCAGCGGCAACGGAGCAACACCGGGCGCCCCGGGTCCGGTCAATCCCGGACTCAAGGGCGCGCCGGCCATCGAACTGGTCATCAACCGCATGAAGTCGCAGCTCGGCGTCACGTACGCCTGGGGCGGCGGCGATGCCAACGGCCCGACGCTCGGCATCCGTGACGGCGGTGTGGCCGACAGTTACGGCGACTACCAGAAGGTCGGCTTCGACTGCTCGGGTCTGATGATCTACGGATTCGCCGGTGTCGGGATCGACCTTCCGCACTACACGGGCTACCAGTACACCTCCGGTCCGCAGGTGCCGCTGTCGGAGATGCGCCGGGGCGACATGATCTTCTTCGGACCGAACGCGAGCGCGCACGTCGCACTCATCCTGGGCGACGGCACGATGATCGAGGCTCCGCAATCGGGTGACGTCGTCAAGATCTCCCCGGTCCGGACCGACGGTGCCATGCCGATGGTCGTCCGTCTCCTCTGA